One Candidatus Bathyarchaeota archaeon DNA segment encodes these proteins:
- a CDS encoding emp24/gp25L/p24 family protein — MKGLLAVLCVLLAFVSACGFAIAYSETIELPGGKSEIRTVNLNEGDEFSGQVIVLGNAINFSVSDPDGMIILNYTIANPTNFRFTAAKTGTYSFSFENRFSEEIKSVTLNYNVQHYIFGFPQEYILLFVIVGLAIVGVVVFVAVSPKP; from the coding sequence ATGAAGGGCCTTCTTGCTGTTCTTTGCGTTCTCCTTGCTTTCGTCTCAGCGTGTGGATTTGCCATTGCATATTCTGAGACTATAGAACTGCCAGGAGGAAAAAGCGAAATTAGGACTGTAAACCTGAACGAGGGAGACGAATTTTCTGGACAAGTAATTGTATTGGGCAACGCAATTAACTTCTCTGTTTCCGATCCCGATGGTATGATAATCCTGAACTACACAATTGCTAACCCAACAAACTTTCGATTTACCGCCGCGAAAACAGGCACGTACAGCTTCAGCTTTGAAAACCGGTTCTCAGAAGAAATCAAATCCGTAACTCTCAACTACAACGTGCAACATTACATTTTTGGTTTTCCGCAAGAGTATATTCTCCTTTTTGTTATAGTGGGCCTTGCTATTGTCGGCGTTGTGGTCTTCGTCGCGGTGTCACCGAAGCCCTAA
- a CDS encoding B12-binding domain-containing radical SAM protein, producing MRVLFVEPPKEYWFVMGEYLPPPLGILELAAYLESQDRNVEIEVLDCQGEGLGWKELERHIESSNPDIVTPSALATCNAYTVLRTVETAKKIDQNITTIVGGQHFTATAQESLENYPEIDLIVRGEGEQTFRELVQEFKKKKPSLSKIKGISFRHRGKIVHNPPQPLIENLDDLPLPGYHFVKEHMNKYHFTMMASAKPYALIEGSRGCPHKCTFCSQWKHWQGTWRIKSARRIADEFEYCYNEFGSRFLWLTDDNFDLGKHADDLCNEIAKRGIADDIMWFMQARCDDVIRHKDVLPKMRKAGNRWILTGIESGNKATLERFHKKISPKDAEEAIKLLKENDIFAQATLIIGERTDSAKSIAKLREFVNHIDPDLAIFMILTPFPGTELYETAKQNGWIEDTNWANYDMTHAIMPTETLSRKEVQEELYKCYRSFYGSMGRRFKGLFSPNKLKRKTYRYLASQGLLKALRDLF from the coding sequence ATGAGAGTTCTTTTCGTAGAACCGCCGAAAGAATATTGGTTTGTCATGGGCGAATATCTTCCTCCCCCTCTTGGAATCCTTGAACTAGCTGCTTACCTTGAAAGCCAAGACAGAAACGTTGAGATAGAAGTGCTTGACTGCCAAGGTGAAGGATTAGGTTGGAAAGAGTTAGAAAGGCATATCGAATCATCGAACCCCGATATAGTGACTCCAAGCGCCCTCGCAACATGCAACGCCTACACAGTTCTCCGCACAGTAGAGACTGCGAAAAAAATAGACCAAAACATCACAACAATTGTCGGAGGACAACACTTCACAGCCACAGCGCAGGAAAGCCTCGAAAACTATCCAGAAATCGACCTAATTGTGCGCGGAGAAGGCGAACAAACCTTCAGAGAGCTAGTGCAGGAATTTAAGAAGAAGAAACCTTCCCTTTCAAAAATCAAAGGCATCTCCTTCAGGCATAGGGGAAAAATCGTTCACAACCCCCCACAACCTTTAATTGAAAACTTGGATGACTTGCCCTTGCCAGGCTACCACTTCGTAAAAGAACACATGAACAAGTATCATTTCACTATGATGGCCAGCGCAAAACCATACGCTCTCATTGAAGGCTCGAGAGGGTGCCCCCACAAATGCACTTTCTGCTCTCAATGGAAACATTGGCAGGGCACATGGAGAATCAAATCGGCAAGGCGAATAGCAGACGAATTTGAATACTGCTATAACGAGTTTGGAAGCAGATTTCTTTGGCTAACTGACGACAATTTCGATCTAGGAAAACACGCCGATGACTTGTGCAACGAAATAGCCAAGCGGGGAATTGCCGACGACATAATGTGGTTCATGCAGGCCAGATGCGACGACGTCATTAGGCACAAGGATGTTTTGCCTAAGATGCGGAAAGCTGGAAACCGTTGGATACTCACAGGGATAGAGAGCGGCAACAAGGCCACACTAGAGAGGTTCCACAAAAAAATAAGTCCCAAAGACGCCGAAGAAGCGATAAAACTGCTAAAAGAAAACGACATCTTCGCCCAAGCCACCCTCATCATAGGGGAACGAACAGACTCAGCTAAATCGATCGCTAAGTTGAGAGAATTCGTAAACCACATCGACCCTGATTTGGCAATCTTCATGATTCTAACACCGTTTCCCGGAACCGAACTTTACGAAACTGCTAAACAAAACGGGTGGATAGAAGACACGAACTGGGCAAACTATGACATGACTCACGCAATAATGCCTACCGAAACCTTGTCCAGAAAGGAGGTACAAGAAGAACTGTACAAATGCTACCGCAGCTTCTACGGTTCCATGGGCAGACGGTTCAAAGGACTCTTCTCCCCAAACAAGCTGAAAAGAAAAACCTATAGATACCTTGCAAGCCAAGGTCTTTTGAAAGCGTTAAGGGACCTGTTTTGA
- a CDS encoding ARMT1-like domain-containing protein produces the protein MKVEIECLSCIIHRGYLEIAEATKNPDLQFKAASALLEYMAKEFRPDAVAAFLGTTRDRMIKQISGNPDVYAAKKRESNQVALELLPSLRGMIEKEKSSEERFRKACLAAIVGNIIEFDIPEHEVDFDQLDQLIADAEKELVIDDISKIYEEAAKASNILYLIDNAGEIALDKLLVSELKQLGAKVIVVVKGGPILNDATLEDAKAVGMYELADATITTGADAVGLPLPDERSGEFIKAYDETDFVVAKGMGFAETLTELKLRQPHAFLLRTKCNPVARYYGVARGKNVAKLVKP, from the coding sequence TTGAAGGTTGAAATCGAATGCCTTTCGTGCATAATTCACCGCGGCTATTTGGAGATTGCAGAAGCCACAAAAAATCCTGACTTGCAATTTAAAGCGGCGTCAGCACTTCTAGAATACATGGCAAAGGAGTTTAGACCAGACGCAGTTGCGGCCTTTCTTGGGACAACACGTGATCGAATGATCAAACAAATCTCAGGTAATCCAGATGTTTATGCAGCTAAGAAACGTGAGAGTAATCAGGTGGCTTTGGAACTGCTTCCTTCGCTTCGAGGCATGATTGAAAAAGAAAAATCATCAGAGGAAAGGTTTCGAAAGGCCTGTCTAGCTGCGATTGTGGGCAATATCATCGAATTTGACATTCCTGAACACGAAGTCGATTTTGATCAACTGGACCAATTGATTGCTGACGCTGAAAAGGAATTGGTAATTGATGACATATCAAAAATCTACGAAGAAGCTGCGAAGGCGAGCAACATTCTCTATCTAATAGACAATGCTGGGGAAATAGCTCTAGACAAGCTTCTAGTTAGCGAATTGAAGCAGCTGGGTGCAAAGGTTATAGTTGTAGTGAAGGGCGGTCCCATTTTGAACGATGCTACTTTAGAAGATGCTAAAGCTGTTGGCATGTATGAATTAGCAGATGCCACCATCACAACTGGGGCTGACGCTGTTGGATTGCCTTTGCCAGACGAGCGTTCAGGAGAGTTCATTAAGGCCTATGATGAAACTGACTTTGTGGTCGCTAAGGGTATGGGATTCGCTGAAACGCTCACGGAATTAAAATTGCGACAGCCTCATGCTTTCCTGTTAAGGACAAAGTGCAACCCAGTTGCTAGATACTATGGGGTTGCGCGAGGAAAAAACGTCGCCAAACTGGTAAAGCCCTAA
- a CDS encoding zinc-ribbon domain-containing protein, translating to MVYCTKCGAKNEDDAKVCADCGAPLRVSRPEKKYRSDNECFGSRERHHVEDECFGLPHGGAIAGIIFGVMIVFFGLAILLGLANVWSYLWPLIIVIVGILLIAGALYGMRRRH from the coding sequence TTGGTTTACTGTACTAAATGTGGAGCCAAAAACGAGGACGATGCCAAGGTCTGCGCGGATTGTGGTGCGCCACTGCGAGTATCTCGTCCGGAAAAAAAGTATCGCTCGGACAATGAATGTTTTGGGTCGCGTGAACGCCATCATGTTGAAGATGAATGTTTTGGGTTGCCTCACGGGGGGGCTATAGCGGGGATAATCTTTGGAGTTATGATTGTCTTCTTTGGGCTGGCGATCTTGTTAGGGCTTGCTAATGTATGGAGTTACTTGTGGCCACTCATAATAGTTATTGTTGGCATACTGCTTATCGCTGGCGCGCTCTACGGAATGCGGCGCAGACACTAG
- a CDS encoding RAD55 family ATPase, with amino-acid sequence MNEQKAVSVVKLKTGIKGLDELIGGGIESGSRNILYGPVGAGKTVFAMQFLWQGLQEGETVAFDVMDKPFPRLRAYFKSFGWNIEPYEKAGKLIAIQAFPHFEPYPKDPRVIYFGLDNFEEMKRIDNLLSEKKVTRFAAGDFSEQLFSLYDLKYMDPVEDWTINWCHFDNIVNIDIMTEATQKDVATQRATDLDLNKSHNIFFFRFNEEKCCRELRIVKIEGCDHPLEWLPFKITSKGVKMLKI; translated from the coding sequence ATAAATGAACAGAAAGCGGTAAGCGTAGTGAAACTCAAAACTGGAATCAAAGGGCTTGACGAGTTAATAGGCGGCGGAATCGAGTCTGGTTCGCGAAACATTCTTTATGGACCTGTGGGGGCTGGAAAAACCGTTTTTGCCATGCAGTTTCTTTGGCAAGGACTGCAAGAAGGGGAAACCGTTGCTTTCGACGTTATGGATAAGCCGTTTCCACGGTTGAGAGCATACTTCAAATCCTTTGGATGGAACATAGAACCCTACGAGAAGGCAGGAAAACTAATCGCTATACAAGCCTTTCCCCATTTTGAACCTTACCCAAAAGACCCAAGAGTAATTTACTTCGGTCTAGACAACTTTGAGGAAATGAAACGTATCGATAACTTGCTTTCAGAAAAGAAGGTGACAAGATTCGCAGCTGGGGATTTCAGCGAACAACTCTTCTCCTTATACGATTTGAAGTATATGGACCCAGTGGAGGATTGGACCATCAATTGGTGCCACTTCGACAACATTGTCAACATAGATATAATGACCGAGGCTACGCAGAAAGACGTTGCAACTCAGCGGGCAACCGATCTCGACCTAAACAAATCCCATAACATTTTCTTCTTCAGGTTTAATGAAGAGAAATGTTGCAGAGAACTGCGTATAGTGAAGATAGAAGGCTGCGACCATCCGTTGGAATGGTTGCCTTTCAAAATAACCAGTAAAGGCGTTAAAATGTTGAAAATATAG
- the tpiA gene encoding triose-phosphate isomerase has product MKMLWTPLILVNLKTYMEGTGKKALELAKKAEKVSCKTDVCIGLAPQYSDIAQLAKTFSLPIFAQHIDSIGPGSFTGHVLPEAVKEAGAIGTLVNHSERRLKLAEIDAVIRRAKGLNLVQVICTNNASVSLSAATLKPNFIAIEPPELIGTGIPVSKAKPEIVTETVELVKKVNPEVTILCGAGITSGNDVTAALKLGTKGVLVASGIVKVKEPYKVLLDFAQAATAL; this is encoded by the coding sequence ATGAAAATGCTTTGGACACCATTAATTCTTGTAAACTTAAAAACTTACATGGAGGGTACGGGAAAGAAAGCTCTAGAATTAGCTAAGAAAGCAGAGAAAGTTAGCTGCAAAACAGATGTGTGTATCGGGCTTGCCCCTCAATACTCAGACATAGCTCAGCTTGCCAAAACATTTTCTCTGCCAATTTTCGCTCAGCACATTGATTCTATAGGACCGGGCAGCTTCACTGGTCACGTTTTACCTGAAGCAGTGAAAGAAGCTGGAGCAATAGGAACGTTAGTCAACCACTCGGAGCGACGTTTAAAATTAGCTGAAATCGACGCTGTAATCAGAAGAGCTAAGGGGCTCAATTTGGTTCAAGTGATCTGCACCAACAACGCAAGCGTAAGCCTCTCTGCCGCAACATTAAAGCCAAATTTTATAGCGATAGAGCCGCCTGAACTCATCGGAACCGGCATCCCAGTGTCAAAAGCCAAACCTGAAATTGTTACTGAAACTGTTGAGCTTGTCAAGAAAGTGAACCCAGAGGTTACGATTCTTTGCGGCGCAGGCATAACCAGCGGCAACGATGTGACTGCAGCGTTAAAACTTGGCACAAAAGGCGTTCTTGTCGCAAGTGGCATTGTGAAAGTAAAAGAACCATACAAAGTGCTTTTAGATTTTGCTCAAGCTGCAACTGCTCTCTAA
- a CDS encoding ribosome biogenesis/translation initiation ATPase RLI: MIRIAVLDKDRCKSKRCNRECYRFCPKVRSKVETIAFEEDKPRVVEALCVGCGICVKKCPFKALAIVNLPDELEVECSHRFGPNAFKLFRLPTPSQGVVLGLLGQNGIGKSTAIKILSGEIDLNLGYYDSPPPWTEIIKHYRGSTIQEYFLKLSQNNLKVAQKPQYVDKIPRVVTGKVYELLERLDERDELKKVAKQLQLGPIWNRALDILSGGELQRVAVTAAISREADVYLFDEPSSYLDVKQRLEVARAIRSLKKEDKMVIVAEHDLAILDYLSDQICVLYGEPGVYGIISHVHGVRVGINIYLEGFISDENVRFRKESIVFHVKPPTVSWGVGETVLKWEKMIKSYEGFTLGVEPGEVKKGEVIGILGPNGIGKTTFIKLLAGIEKPDKGTTSASYELAVSYKPQYISAAYEGTAEELLRSIKKEDFTASWYHSEVLQPLNVKGLLDRDVSQLSGGELQRVAIAACLSREAELYLLDEPSAYLDVEERLNMARTIRRVIENKNATAFVVEHDVVAQDFIADRLMVFDGEPGVKGIANPPTTLRKGMNAFLKKMKVTFRRDPTTKRPRVNKEGSRTDKHQRKIGEYYYVAENQK, translated from the coding sequence ATGATTAGAATCGCAGTACTCGACAAAGATAGATGTAAATCCAAACGTTGCAATAGAGAATGTTATCGCTTTTGCCCTAAAGTGAGAAGCAAGGTTGAGACCATAGCTTTTGAAGAAGATAAACCCAGAGTTGTCGAGGCCCTTTGTGTAGGATGCGGCATCTGCGTCAAAAAGTGTCCCTTCAAAGCCCTTGCAATCGTCAATTTGCCAGATGAACTTGAAGTAGAATGCAGCCACCGTTTTGGACCAAACGCCTTCAAGCTTTTCCGTCTGCCAACTCCATCGCAAGGCGTAGTACTCGGGTTGCTAGGTCAAAACGGTATTGGGAAAAGCACTGCAATTAAAATCTTGTCTGGCGAAATTGACCTAAATCTTGGTTACTACGACAGCCCCCCACCTTGGACAGAGATCATTAAGCATTATAGAGGTTCAACCATTCAAGAATATTTCCTGAAGCTAAGCCAAAACAATTTGAAAGTCGCCCAGAAACCACAGTACGTAGACAAGATTCCCCGAGTAGTCACTGGCAAAGTTTATGAACTATTGGAGAGGCTTGATGAAAGAGATGAGTTGAAGAAAGTTGCCAAGCAGCTACAACTTGGACCGATTTGGAATCGCGCTTTGGACATCTTAAGCGGCGGCGAGCTTCAACGAGTCGCTGTGACCGCCGCCATATCCAGAGAGGCTGACGTGTACCTTTTCGACGAACCTTCAAGTTATCTGGATGTCAAACAGCGTCTGGAAGTTGCTCGCGCAATACGAAGCCTGAAAAAAGAAGATAAGATGGTGATTGTTGCAGAACATGATCTCGCCATACTCGACTATTTGTCAGATCAAATCTGTGTCCTCTATGGAGAACCGGGTGTTTACGGCATCATCTCCCACGTTCACGGAGTGCGTGTGGGCATAAACATCTACTTGGAAGGGTTTATTTCAGATGAAAACGTTCGGTTCAGAAAGGAGTCGATAGTTTTCCACGTAAAACCTCCAACAGTAAGCTGGGGTGTTGGCGAAACTGTACTGAAATGGGAGAAAATGATAAAGTCTTACGAAGGTTTCACTTTAGGAGTGGAGCCAGGAGAGGTTAAGAAAGGAGAAGTTATTGGAATCTTAGGTCCAAACGGTATTGGAAAAACAACTTTCATAAAGCTTTTGGCTGGAATTGAGAAACCCGACAAGGGAACAACATCTGCATCATACGAATTAGCAGTAAGTTATAAACCGCAATACATCTCTGCGGCATATGAGGGCACCGCAGAAGAGCTGCTAAGAAGCATCAAAAAGGAAGATTTCACGGCAAGCTGGTATCATAGCGAAGTTTTGCAACCTCTCAATGTGAAAGGACTGTTAGATCGCGATGTGAGTCAACTAAGTGGGGGTGAGCTTCAACGAGTCGCCATTGCGGCATGTCTTTCCCGTGAAGCTGAACTGTACTTGCTTGACGAACCAAGCGCTTATCTAGACGTTGAAGAACGTTTGAACATGGCTCGCACCATTCGAAGAGTCATTGAAAACAAAAACGCCACAGCATTTGTTGTAGAACACGATGTAGTTGCACAAGATTTCATCGCTGACCGGTTGATGGTCTTCGATGGAGAGCCAGGTGTAAAAGGTATTGCTAACCCTCCAACAACTCTCAGAAAAGGCATGAATGCTTTTCTGAAAAAAATGAAAGTCACTTTTCGACGAGACCCAACGACAAAAAGACCACGAGTAAACAAGGAAGGTTCAAGGACCGACAAGCATCAGCGCAAAATAGGCGAGTACTATTATGTGGCGGAAAACCAAAAGTAA
- a CDS encoding energy-coupled thiamine transporter ThiT — translation MSESKAIFQTKIIAEIVAFVAVSTALSYVKVFSLPQGGSVTAGSMVPIIWLSLRRGPKIGLFAGALYGLVQLVVEPFVYHPMQALLDYPIAFGALGLTGFFQRRPSLGKGTTITIDRLIAVLLCVITFFLFSYELTQYKLSETLFFSWIFAFSFIFLLWLEDKIRTNRKGEQQRNVTPALIGATIGIFGRFLAHFVSGIVFFGSYAPEGMSPIIYSAIYNGAYIVPELLVSAYFIYLLAKSGMIGIYK, via the coding sequence TCGCTGAAATAGTTGCTTTTGTTGCTGTTTCAACTGCACTAAGTTACGTAAAGGTATTCAGTCTACCACAAGGAGGCTCGGTAACAGCCGGTTCAATGGTGCCTATTATATGGCTCTCGTTGAGAAGAGGCCCAAAAATAGGTCTATTTGCCGGTGCACTCTATGGACTCGTTCAGTTAGTAGTCGAACCTTTTGTCTATCATCCAATGCAGGCGTTGCTCGATTATCCAATAGCCTTTGGAGCCCTCGGACTCACTGGCTTCTTTCAAAGGCGCCCATCTTTGGGCAAAGGGACAACTATTACCATAGACCGGTTAATCGCAGTGTTGCTTTGCGTTATTACTTTCTTCCTTTTCAGCTACGAGCTGACGCAATATAAGCTAAGTGAGACTTTGTTCTTTTCTTGGATTTTTGCGTTTAGTTTCATCTTTCTATTGTGGCTAGAAGACAAAATACGAACCAATAGAAAAGGGGAACAGCAAAGAAATGTTACTCCAGCGCTTATTGGAGCAACTATAGGAATCTTTGGTAGGTTCTTGGCACATTTTGTTTCTGGAATAGTTTTTTTTGGCTCTTATGCTCCTGAGGGAATGAGCCCCATTATTTACTCTGCTATCTATAACGGCGCCTACATAGTACCAGAGCTTCTCGTTAGTGCTTATTTCATATATTTGCTTGCCAAAAGCGGCATGATAGGAATATATAAATGA
- a CDS encoding AIR synthase-related protein — translation MVEVGKLHTNELRKLLKCIKKHPKTIIPPAPGFDSGVHIINENEYLVVSTDPCIGVPEKWFGWLLIHYAASDVALFGAKPEFCTITLTGPPSMKANTFIRVMKQVCTAAEELSMTIVTGHTGTYDGLSTLVGACTAYGVVHKDKLITPGGAQAGDHILCTKQIGLETVVNFALTHRTLAEKLFTTARTRALQNLVNKQTCVKEAFLLADLGGVHAMHDTTEGGLVAALNEMAENSNLGFTVDSDKFPILEEAQILRKYFDFSQRELLSISSTGTLLAAVDPEKREQALRELQKQGIEASLIGTFTKNRKRVMRQVRKKVDFPEEAEDPYAKIML, via the coding sequence ATGGTTGAAGTGGGAAAGCTCCATACTAACGAGCTAAGAAAACTGCTTAAATGCATAAAGAAACACCCAAAAACCATAATCCCACCCGCGCCTGGCTTCGACTCAGGCGTTCACATAATAAACGAAAACGAATATCTCGTTGTATCCACAGATCCCTGCATCGGCGTACCGGAGAAATGGTTTGGCTGGCTACTCATACACTATGCAGCATCAGACGTAGCCTTGTTCGGCGCGAAGCCAGAATTTTGCACAATAACGCTGACAGGCCCCCCGTCAATGAAAGCGAACACTTTCATAAGAGTTATGAAGCAAGTCTGTACGGCAGCAGAGGAGCTTAGCATGACGATTGTAACTGGACACACGGGGACCTATGATGGGCTTTCAACACTTGTTGGAGCGTGCACTGCTTATGGTGTAGTTCACAAAGATAAGCTGATTACTCCAGGAGGCGCCCAAGCTGGAGACCATATACTTTGCACTAAGCAAATTGGCCTCGAAACAGTTGTCAACTTCGCTCTCACGCACAGAACCCTTGCAGAGAAACTCTTCACTACCGCTCGAACCCGAGCGCTTCAAAACCTAGTAAACAAGCAAACATGCGTCAAAGAGGCATTTCTTCTTGCTGATCTCGGAGGAGTTCACGCTATGCATGATACCACTGAAGGAGGGCTGGTAGCAGCTTTGAACGAAATGGCTGAAAATTCAAATCTCGGCTTTACTGTGGATTCGGATAAGTTTCCAATTTTGGAAGAGGCACAGATTCTTCGGAAGTACTTTGATTTTTCGCAAAGAGAGCTTCTCTCAATCTCTTCTACTGGCACTCTTCTAGCTGCAGTCGACCCTGAGAAAAGAGAGCAAGCGCTTCGGGAATTGCAAAAACAGGGTATAGAAGCTAGTTTGATAGGTACTTTCACGAAGAATAGAAAACGGGTGATGCGGCAGGTGAGAAAGAAAGTGGATTTTCCGGAAGAGGCTGAGGATCCTTATGCTAAGATAATGTTGTGA